The genomic window agtactcagatcctttaattaagtaaaagtaccaatgcagcaatgtaaaaatgctccattgcaagtaaaagtcctgcaagaAAAATcatacttcagtaaaagtacataagtattagcagcaaaatgtagttaaagtattaaagtaaaaatacttgtttggtccctctgactgatatattattatacatgacatcattagattattaatactgaagcatcagtgttagagcagcatgttactgttgtagctgctggaggtggagctagtttcaactgCTTTACCTACAGTTAGCTactttagtccagtggttcccaatgtAGGGGTCGGGCCCCGTCAAAAGGTccccagataaatctgaggagtcgtgagatgattaatgggagaggaaagaggaaaaaacaagttCTGattcacaaatctgttttcaatttttggactttttctttaatcttcgATTcctggtgaaatattggatcatttgaacattgcattaacaactcatagacatctgaaatgtgaacctggtttcatctttaacaatgttgtattttaaaagcttgttatattatccattgtgtcaaatcttcatctgaaaagtaactaaagctgtcaattAAATGTAGTGTAGTAGGAAGCACAATATTTCCCGCTGAGatatagtggagtggaagtataaagtggcataaaatggaaatactcaagataagtacaagtacctcaaaactgtacttaagtacagtacttgactaaatgcacttagttactttccaccactggcagCAAATAGCCTAATTAATGTAAATCACGTAGCGAaattatttacatacatttacaaacaaactcaaacaatctttatttaaaagtaaagtaacagTAAAGTAGGTGTAATTTAGACTCAAATGATATTTagaagaaaatatgtttgtctTACAACTACACAAAAGATATTATTGTTGAGTGAGACAACTGAGAACATATTTTAAAGTGCAATTCTCTTATATTACTCATTTGAAGTCTCATTTGAAAGCTACTAAAattcattttgtgtctttgtaaTCTGTGTCATGAGCTGACACAgataccaccaccaccaccatcaccaccaccaccactaccatgGTGATTCACTTCGTCAGCCCCTCAAAAGTGTTAAGAGCTGCTAGAACTAAGAGTTTAGATTATCATCAGTGTGAGAAAGACGAGGGTTATTTCCCGGAAGCTGCATTTAGAGTGTTAACAACACCCATAGAACAAGAAGACAGTGGCTGGGAAGAGGGTAGTTCTTATTCTGAATTTTCCTTTCCTATGGAAATTACTCAACAACattcttttatttctgctctgCATGCCCACAACCTGTTTGAACTCCCACACACTGGAGCTAAAGGTACCTCAGTGACACAGAATTCAAGTAAAATTTAGTGAAATTCCTGCAGCACAGTGCTGACTAGCTGTGCCACTCTCATTGTAAGATATTAATGGATTTACAATGACTCGTTGTCTTTGATGTTTGAAGTGTGATCATGGTTGTGGTTAACTGTTCATGTTCTTGTGTGATAACTGGCTGTCACTTCAAAGGTTAGATGCAGCTTAGAATTTTAAAGCAGCTTGTGTGCAACATCTTTTACTTGCAAGTTGTTTATCTGTAAATCatttgtggtaaaaaaaaaaaaaaacctgtgttGTTTCCTCCTGACAAAATGTAACGCAACAGCTCTTTTGTAAACTTTTTTGGTGTGACCTGTTGCAACAGCCTacagtgcatttttttctgtcaaactcCGCTTGCTTAGCATTACAATTTATCTGCAATGTTTATaggaacaaacaaaaacatattttctcaattgtACACATACTACAAAACATTCAGATACATAGTTTACAGAGAAAGTATCAAAGGGTGTAGttctaattttaaaaagagctgattggctgaggactTCCTCAAAGATTTCACAAGACCGAGATGAATGATAAATGGCTCAGACTCACATTCAGACACGCTGCATGGATAACAATCCAACGTTAGCCTGACAGGACGCACAATGGATGTGTGTGAAGTGATCTacatggtgatggaggtgatCATTGCTGTCAGCTGCTGTCTGGGTAATATGCTGGTTATTTTGGCCCTGTGGACCAGTAAGTGCATTCAACAGCCCACCTTCTGCCTTATTGTCTCTCTGGCTGTTGCTGACTTTATGGTTGGCTGCATAGCCATACCAATGGCTGTGGTGGTGGACGGAAAAGTGGAAACTTCATTCCACGGCTGTCTCTTTATCAGCTGTGTGGTGATCTTGTTGACTCTGGTCTCAGTTCTGTCTCTTGCGGCTATTGCAGTCGACCGTTTCCTCCGGGTGTATGTCCCTCTCAGgtaatttttcttctttcattgtGTTAAGGAAAGTAAAATAGCACTGCCTGGTTTGGTATTTAATCATAAgctttagggctgcaactaacaaatattttcattatcacttaatcaattattttcttaattaattggTAAGTCAtttggcctataaaatgtcagaaaatggtggtttgccaaagcccaaggtgacatcctcaaacgtcttgtttgtttgttttttcaaatgtctcaaaaggattaattgattatcaaaacagttggcaATAAATGTTCTGtctattgattaattgattaatcaactaatcgtttcagctttAAACTTAAGATATTCAATTGACTGTTATATGTCGAAGACAAAgactcacatttaagaagctagaaCTAGAGAATTTTTGGTAGTTTTAcctaaaaaaatgactgaaatgttgaatcggtcatcaaaatagttgtcgattaaaattattttgatttattaatcaactaatcgttgcggCTTTAATAAGCTTTacattttctctatttcatGTCATTCTCATCTCTCAACCTTTCACATGGCTTGCACTGCAAAAAGGcattaatttactgtatattactaCTATCActtcataattttttaaataaattctaatTCTCTGCATTTTTTGTCACAATACATGATTGATTATGTcaataattatgatttattattaaCTGTCTCTATAGGTACAAAAGGACTGTCACACAGAGACATTCTTGGCTTGTGGTAGCAGCATGTTGGCTTGTTGCAATACCACTGAGTTTTGCACCCATGTTTGGATGGTACAACCAAAAAACCTCGTCTAAGCCTAGCATTCTCTGCACGTTTACAGCCGTGATCCCCATGTCATATCTTGTCTACTTTAACTTTTTCCTCTGCACCCTGATACCGCTGTTGATTATGGCTGTATTTTACGGCTACATCTTCTGTACCATTCGAGGAAACCTTCGAGAGAAACCAGGCAACGGTGTCCAAACACAGTCTTACAACTACCTAAGGAAAGAGAAGCAGCTGGCAGGATCTCTGTCTCTGGTCTTGGTCCTGTTTGCCCTGTCCTGGCTCCCGCTCCACATAATGAACTGCATTGCGTACTTAGGTGGTCCGAACATTGTAGCAAGAGAAGCTTTCTATGTTGGCATTCTGCTTTCTCATGCTAACTCAGCCGTAAACCCAGTTGTGTATGCATTCAAAATACAGAAGATCAAGACAGCATACCTGAAGATCTGGCGACGGTGTACTGAATGTGGAGAAGATAATCAAAGCTCTCACACTAGCGGGACGACAGACAACAATCTCAGCAACAACAGTGTGGCCAAAATGACTGTCACAAACAATGGTTGATTGATAAAAAGACTGTTGAGGGtgcttaaatgttgttttcttatGTGAAAAGAAAGTAAATTTCAGTATGTGAAGTGTATTGAGATCCAAAAGCTTAAGCATTAATTGAAGATTATGTCGGGTTGTATTGATACAGAAACCAAATCTAGCCGTGTGAATTGAAAGATCTGTTACATTCAGGGCGTCTGTGTTCTGTAAATGTGGATGTACAtgattgtgtgtctgtatgtattgCGAAAATTTGTCTTGTAGAGAGGAAACCGGCAACTTCCACTTGTTTTAAAAGCCTTCGCTTTAGACAGTTTCACATCGCTATCTTGTAGTTCGCAGTTTTTTCTGTCAAGTTTCAGTTCTTTATGTTCCCTCTATGTTAGGAGTTACCTTCCCTAAAGAATACAACCTTTACATTGGACGTATGTGCCCTTGATCGAAAAACTCACGGAACAGAACATCTCTAcagtaaataaattatattaatatatttgttaCAACTGCATCAGTGAGTCATGAGTCATGAGTTAATTAGGCTGTATGTTCGTTTTTAAATCTGTAGTTTGTGCTATTGTCATATTGAGTTGCAGCTGTTTATAATATTTAGTTCCCTTTATGTAAATGAAAAGGGTTAGAAATACCTCTGAAAACAGTTCACTGGTCACAGTCTGGTTAAGACAGCTTTCATGaaacatatttacaatatattgtACCAATTTTACTACTGGTTCGTAATcactcatgtttttattgttttttcttcaacaaGAAAACATACTTAGCAACAAAATATGCATGATAGATAATCATTTAACGTTATGTAAATAAGCACTATTGACAATGTACATTCTTTGAAATACATCACAGGACAGGCACTGGCACTTTTCTTTGACTTGTtagcatttgttttattttgctgtcatgtgtttttgatgtttatttttgccTTAAGTTTTGATCTCAGAAATTCAGGTGTCTCATTATTTTTGTAGATATGTTCATAAGACTGGTTATCAGATGTGTACAGGTTTTTGGTTAGTTGTGTGATAGCTGAGCATTTTGTTTCGTTTCCTGAGTTCTATAATCTATGTGTGGCTTTCTCCAATATGTAGTGACTCTGAAGATAAATTAGAGT from Thunnus maccoyii chromosome 3, fThuMac1.1, whole genome shotgun sequence includes these protein-coding regions:
- the LOC121894330 gene encoding adenosine receptor A1-like; translation: MDVCEVIYMVMEVIIAVSCCLGNMLVILALWTSKCIQQPTFCLIVSLAVADFMVGCIAIPMAVVVDGKVETSFHGCLFISCVVILLTLVSVLSLAAIAVDRFLRVYVPLRYKRTVTQRHSWLVVAACWLVAIPLSFAPMFGWYNQKTSSKPSILCTFTAVIPMSYLVYFNFFLCTLIPLLIMAVFYGYIFCTIRGNLREKPGNGVQTQSYNYLRKEKQLAGSLSLVLVLFALSWLPLHIMNCIAYLGGPNIVAREAFYVGILLSHANSAVNPVVYAFKIQKIKTAYLKIWRRCTECGEDNQSSHTSGTTDNNLSNNSVAKMTVTNNG